In the Bartonella apihabitans genome, CAAAAACACAGTGATAACGCTTTAGCTGTAGCCCAATATCTTGAAAAACATGACAAGGTTTCCTGGGTTAACTATGCAGGTTTGACCGGCAATAAATATCATAAATTGCAGCAGCACTACGCCCCTAAAGGTGCCGGTTCTGTTTTTACGTTCGGAGTAAAAGGCGGCTATGAAGCTGGTGTAAAATTTGCTTCGTCGTTGAAGTTATTTTCGCTCCTTGCAAATATCGGAGACACGCGGTCCCTTGTTATTCATCCGGCTTCCACCACACACCGTCAGCTCACTGATAGTCAAAAAATAGCGGCCGGAGCAGGGCCGGATGTTGTTCGCCTGTCGATTGGAATTGAAGATATAAAGGATATCATTGGCGACATCGAACAGGCTTTGAATCAGATTTGACAAGAAAGTTCGGTCAATTACGAATATTGTAGCCTTCAGCCGTGGATATATCAAAAGGGCTGAAGGCTCGAAGCAATTTTGCAAAAATGGTGATCCTTCACTCTGTCAGGATTAGTTTAACCCGATTTTTGTCCTTCGCTTTCAGCGCTGTTTTGTTGTATCAAATCAATCATGAAACAGACAAAACAAAATTTTCTAGGTGTGGCGCATTCTGCGCTTGGACAGACGTGGATTAATAGCCTTGACAGAGAAGGGCTGAATAATGCCCGTACTCTGTCGCAAAAGTTCGGTCTTGCCGAACCTCTGGCGCATGTTCTCGCTGCGCGTTCGGTTTCTGAAGAGGAAGTTATAAATTATCTCGACCCGACTTTGAAAGCTTTGACACCTGACCCGACGACTTTTGTCGATATGGAAAAAGCAACTGAACGCATTGTCAAAGCAATCAATCGAAAGGAAAAAGTCGCAATTTTCGGCGATTATGACGTTGATGGTGCTTGTTCGTCGGCCATTCTTTTTCGATTTCTGACATTTTTCGGTCTCGACGTGACGATTTATATACCTGATCGTATCGTAGAGGGATATGGACCAAATCCGCAAGCGATGAAAATGCTTGCGGATGATGGTGCCAGTCTGATCATAACAACGGATTGCGGAGCAAATAGTCCTGAGGCGATAAAAGCGGCACGTGAAAAAGGTGTTGATGTCGTTGTTCTAGACCACCACCAAATGTCTGAAATCCATCAGGAAGCTTATGCACTTGTGAATCCCAACCGTCCTGATGATCTGTCGGGGCAGGGACATCTTTGTGCTGCCGGACTTGTTTTTATTGCTGTTGCCTGGACACTTAAACACCTGAAACAACAAGGAAAATATAAAGAATATCCGGACATTCTTTGTTATCTTGACCTTGTAGCACTCGCAACAGTTTGCGACGTTGTGCCGTTGACAGGCATTAATCGGGCATTTGTTGTCAAAGGACTTCAAGTCGCAAGGATGATGTCCAATCCCGGTATTGCCGCGCTTTCACGCGTTGCCAGAATAGGCGAGCCGCTCAATGTTTTCCATCTCGGTTTTTTACTGGGGCCTCGAATTAATGCGGGAGGCCGTATCGGAGATCAGGCACTTGGCGCACGGTTGTTAACAACGAAAACGGAAGGAGATGCCAATTCTATTGCAGAAGAGTTGAATGTTCTCAATCAGGAAAGACAGGATATTGAAGCCCGCCAACTTCTGGAGGCCGAAGGCGATTTACAATCAATGAAAATCGACCAAACCCCAGGTGTAATTGTTGTAGCACATGAAGGTTGGCATCCAGGAATTGTCGGTATTCTCGCAGCAAGACTTAAAGAAAAATTTCGTTGCCCCACCTTTGCGATCGCAATCAAAGAAGACGGGTCTGCTACCGGCTCGGGTCGTTCAATTAATGGAATTAATCTTGGAGAGCTCGTGCGCGAGGCGGTTGAACTCGGGCTTCTCGAGAAAGGAGGCGGGCATGCAATGGCAGCAGGCATCACGGTGTCAAAAAGCAAAATTCAAGAATTCCGAACATGGCTAGAGCACAAATTGTCAGCTCGCGTTAGCGATATTCATGCCCATGAAACGCTTTTGATCGACGGTGTCATTTCTGCTTCGGGTGCTACAAAAGAACTCTACGAAATGATTGAAAAAGCAGGACCTTTCGGAGCAGGCAATCACTTACCGGTATTTGTATTGCCTTCCCATCGTTTGAGCGATGTTAGGGAAGTTGGAAAAGGGCATTTGCTTATGTCCATTTCGAATGTTGAGGGTAAAAAGTTGAAAGCAATAGCATTCCGCGCGGTTGGAACAGAGTTGGGCGATTTTTTAATGGCCCATCTTGGAAAAAACATCCATATCGCGGGTAACTTGAGCCTCAATTATTGGAATGGGCAAGCTTTACCCCAATTACGTGTTATTGATGCTGCCGAACCTAATTAATAGATTATTGAGCTAACATGATGTTCATAAATTTCGGTCGGAAGGGGCGTATATTGTTTGTCGAACCGTGCCGACAACGCCTTACAAGATAACAACAACATTATTTTTTCGAAGATTGATTTATCAAATGAATTTTTTGGTTTAAAAAATCTTGTAGACAGGCTGATAAAGCAGATCATTTACGTAACAATATCGACAATAGCGTATAATATTCTATATTTTTATAATAAACAACGTAAAATAATGTTTTGTTTACATTGTTTCTCCGGTGAAATATTTACTTCATATGTATTTCTACAAATTTGTATTGGAATTTTATGGATCAATAACAAATTGTCTTATATTAGAAATAAAATGCCTTTGCCAAATCAACAACATAAATTTCTATTTTTATTTAAGACGTGAACAAACTAAACAACAATTTATATATTCGGAACAAGGAATTTCTATTGCAAAAACAATGTTGTTAGTTAGAACTAATTAAAACGCCAAAATGACAATTAAACACCGTTACGTTTTACACTGTCGATTCAAATATCAAGATTATCGGCAAATTCGGCATTGTCTTGTATGAAATGGAATCGCGCTTCAGGTTTTGAACCCATAAGATCCTCGACAACCTTTTTTGTTTCCTGATTACTTTCGCTATCAATATCAACTCTCAACAAAGTACGATTTTTAGGGTCCATTGTTGTCTCTTTGAGTTGATCGGAACGCATTTCTCCCAAGCCTTTGAACCGACCGATTTCGATTTTTCCCCGTCCGGTAAATTTTGTTTTCAATAATTCGTCTTTATGAGCATCGTCACGCGCATAAGCAACAATTCCGCCTTGTGAAATGCGATATAAAGGAGGAACGGCTAAAAACAGATGTCCTTTTCGAATGAGTTCAGGCATTTCCTGATAGAAAAAGGTAATCAGCAAAGAAGCAATATGCGCGCCGTCAACGTCCGCATCTGTCATAATGATGATGCGATCATACCGCAGATCGCTTTCTTTGTATTTCGAGTGGGTACCGCATCCCAGTGCCAAAATGAGATCGGAAATAATCTGATTATTGCTAAGCTTATCGCGGCCGGCACTGGCAACATTCAAGATTTTTCCTCTTAACGGCAAAACAGCCTGTGTCGCTCGATTGCGCGCTTGTTTCGCCGAACCTCCAGCAGAATCACCTTCAACAAGGAATAGCTCG is a window encoding:
- the recJ gene encoding single-stranded-DNA-specific exonuclease RecJ gives rise to the protein MKQTKQNFLGVAHSALGQTWINSLDREGLNNARTLSQKFGLAEPLAHVLAARSVSEEEVINYLDPTLKALTPDPTTFVDMEKATERIVKAINRKEKVAIFGDYDVDGACSSAILFRFLTFFGLDVTIYIPDRIVEGYGPNPQAMKMLADDGASLIITTDCGANSPEAIKAAREKGVDVVVLDHHQMSEIHQEAYALVNPNRPDDLSGQGHLCAAGLVFIAVAWTLKHLKQQGKYKEYPDILCYLDLVALATVCDVVPLTGINRAFVVKGLQVARMMSNPGIAALSRVARIGEPLNVFHLGFLLGPRINAGGRIGDQALGARLLTTKTEGDANSIAEELNVLNQERQDIEARQLLEAEGDLQSMKIDQTPGVIVVAHEGWHPGIVGILAARLKEKFRCPTFAIAIKEDGSATGSGRSINGINLGELVREAVELGLLEKGGGHAMAAGITVSKSKIQEFRTWLEHKLSARVSDIHAHETLLIDGVISASGATKELYEMIEKAGPFGAGNHLPVFVLPSHRLSDVREVGKGHLLMSISNVEGKKLKAIAFRAVGTELGDFLMAHLGKNIHIAGNLSLNYWNGQALPQLRVIDAAEPN